A genomic region of Raphanus sativus cultivar WK10039 chromosome 6, ASM80110v3, whole genome shotgun sequence contains the following coding sequences:
- the LOC108810263 gene encoding uncharacterized protein LOC108810263, producing MEIQLHKTVESAHVERGIRESSPEKEKEKSHKHRGIFHLHHHSKDKKEEDKNKDGSKREKIAAAMVGLGLGAILGKKKKKKKKKKKNKKKGHHGGGGKKEKGGEEEEGEEEEEEEEEEEEEEEEEEEEEGGGGDDGGDEEGGGKFSAFISMVAEVFEE from the coding sequence ATGGAAATACAGTTGCATAAAACGGTTGAGTCTGCCCACGTTGAACGAGGCATCAGAGAGTCATCACcagaaaaagagaaggaaaaatctCATAAGCATAGAGGAATATTCCACCTCCATCATCACTCAAAAGATAAGAAAGAGGAAGACAAGAACAAAGATGGATCAAAAAGAGAGAAGATAGCTGCAGCGATGGTTGGTCTTGGACTTGGAGCCATCCtcgggaagaagaagaagaagaagaagaagaagaagaagaataagaagaagggACACCACGGAGGTGGtgggaaaaaagaaaaaggaggagaagaggaagaaggagaagaagaggaggaggaggaggaagaggaagaagaggaagaagaagaagaagaagaagaagaaggaggaggaggagatgatGGTGGGGATGAAGAAGGGGGAGGCAAGTTTAGTGCTTTCATTTCCATGGTCGCCGAAGTATTtgaagaataa
- the LOC108809343 gene encoding protein LIGHT-DEPENDENT SHORT HYPOCOTYLS 1, translating to MELISSHQANKNPNTSTQLTPPSPSRYENQKRRDWNTFCQYLRNHRPPLSLPSCSGAHVLEFLRYLDQFGKTKVHHQNCAFFGLPNPPAPCPCPLRQAWGSLDALIGRLRAAYEENGGPPEANPFGSRAVRLFLREVRDFQSKARGVSYEKKRKRVNRLKTQTQPPLALQQQQPQQGESMMVNYSGATV from the coding sequence ATGGAGTTGATCTCATCGCACCAAGCAAACAAGAACCCTAACACCTCCACACAACTAACACCACCTTCCCCAAGCCGGTACGAGAACCAGAAACGCCGTGACTGGAACACCTTCTGCCAATACCTCCGAAACCACCGTCCTCCGCTCTCTCTCCCGTCGTGCAGCGGCGCACATGTGCTCGAGTTCCTCCGCTACCTCGACCAGTTCGGGAAAACAAAGGTTCACCACCAAAATTGCGCCTTCTTCGGCCTCCCAAACCCTCCCGCGCCTTGCCCTTGCCCTCTCCGACAAGCCTGGGGCTCACTTGACGCCCTCATAGGCCGCCTCCGTGCCGCCTACGAGGAGAACGGTGGCCCTCCTGAGGCTAACCCCTTTGGCTCACGCGCCGTGAGGTTGTTCCTCCGTGAAGTCAGAGACTTCCAGTCCAAAGCTCGCGGTGTTAGCTacgagaagaagaggaagagagtcAACAGGCTGAAAACGCAAACGCAGCCGCCTCTCGCTCTTCAGCAACAGCAGCCACAACAAGGTGAGTCTATGATGGTTAATTACTCGGGTGCAACTGTGTGa
- the LOC130497054 gene encoding putative protein FAR1-RELATED SEQUENCE 10, giving the protein MASKPLNNIWIRRQQCPCGDWKCYIRLDGDESTTTTYNNATKSEIEPSTTPSPSPSSSSPLFTPYVGQIFRTDDEAFEYYTAFARRNGFSIRKARSTESQNLGVYRRDFVCYRSGFNQPRKKANVEHPRERKSVRCGCDAKLYLSKEIVAANGATQWYVSQFSNVHNHVLLEDEHVRLLPAYRKIQQCDQERILLLSKAGFPVNRIVKLLELERGGGGVELPFIEKDVRNFVRACKKSVQESDALLNERRESDLMELLESCKVFVGERGDVGFVYEFTSDESGRVESLAWAYGECVQGYSVFGDVVVFDTSYRSVTYGLILGVFFGMDGNGNAVLLGCVLLQDESCRSFAWALQTFVRFMRGGHPQTIVTDIDRGLKDAVETELPNTNHVVFMWHVVSKLGSWFSQALGSHYDEFRAGFEMLCRAGSVEEFEQQWDLLISRFGLVPDRHAALLYSCRATWSPCYIRQHFLAQTMTPEFSLSIDSFLKRIVAGPSCMQALLEEVSVAASLSKQITPRVPYPSMKTCMPMEDHARAVLTPYAFSVLQNEMVLSLQYAVAEMANGPHIVHHFKKMERECCVFWNPENEEIHCSCKEFEHSGILCRHSLRVLAVKNCFHIPEQYFLVRWRQESSLVSEENQNGMGIGDDDCVQTFQSLTETLLTESMVSKDRLDYTNQELSALIDRVRNVAPANTCISHDC; this is encoded by the exons ATGGCGTCGAAGCCGTTGAACAACATCTGGATCCGTCGCCAGCAGTGTCCCTGCGGCGATTGGAAGTGCTACATCCGCCTCGACGGAGACgaatcaacaacaacaacctacAACAACGCAACCAAAAGCGAGATCGAACCATCAACAacaccatcaccatcaccatcatcatcatcaccactcTTCACGCCTTACGTCGGCCAAATCTTCAGAACCGACGACGAGGCCTTCGAGTACTACACCGCCTTCGCGAGAAGAAACGGCTTCTCGATCCGCAAAGCTCGCTCCACGGAGAGCCAGAACCTAGGCGTCTACCGAAGAGACTTCGTCTGCTACCGATCCGGATTCAACCAGCCGAGGAAGAAAGCGAACGTCGAGCATCCGCGCGAACGCAAGTCCGTTCGCTGCGGATGCGACGCCAAGCTGTACCTAAGCAAAGAGATCGTCGCTGCTAACGGAGCGACGCAGTGGTACGTCTCGCAGTTTAGTAACGTCCACAACCACGTGCTTCTCGAAGACGAGCACGTGAGGCTCCTCCCTGCGTATCGCAAGATCCAGCAGTGCGATCAGGAGAGGATTCTATTACTGTCGAAAGCCGGTTTCCCCGTGAACCGGATCGTTAAGCTGCTGGAGCTCGAGAGAGGAGGAGGCGGGGTGGAGCTGCCGTTTATAGAGAAGGACGTTAGGAACTTCGTTAGGGCGTGTAAGAAGAGCGTTCAGGAGAGCGACGCTCTGCTCAACGAGAGGCGGGAGAGTGATTTGATGGAGCTTCTGGAGTCGTGCAAGGTGTTTGTTGGTGAGAGGGGGGATGTGGGTTTTGTTTACGAGTTTACTTCGGATGAGAGTGGGAGAGTGGAGAGCTTGGCGTGGGCTTATGGGGAGTGTGTTCAGGGGTACTCTGTGTTTGGGGACGTGGTGGTTTTCGATACGAGTTATAGGTCGGTTACTTATGGTTTGATACTTGGGGTGTTCTTTGGGATGGATGGTAATGGGAATGCGGTTCTTTTGGGGTGTGTTTTGCTGCAGGATGAGAGTTGCCGCTCGTTTGCGTGGGCTTTACAG ACTTTTGTTCGGTTCATGAGGGGTGGACATCCTCAGACAATAGTGACGGATATAGATAGAGGACTTAAAGATGCTGTTGAGACGGAGCTGCCGAACACCAACCATGTGGTGTTTATGTGGCACGTTGTCTCCAAACTAGGAAGCTGGTTTTCTCAGGCTCTTGGGTCGCACTATGATGAGTTTAGAGCTGGGTTCGAGATGCTGTGCCGTGCAGGGAGTGTTGAGGAATTTGAACAGCAGTGGGATCTACTTATCTCTCGTTTTGGTCTTGTTCCAGATAGGCATGCGGCTTTGCTTTACTCGTGCAGAGCAACCTGGTCACCTTGTTACATCAGACAGCATTTTTTAGCTCAGACTATGACCCCTGAGTTCAGTCTATCTATAGATTCTTTCTTGAAAAGAATTGTAGCAGGACCATCATGCATGCAAGCATTACTTGAAGAG GTAAGTGTTGCTGCAAGTCTATCCAAGCAAATCACGCCGCGAGTTCCTTATCCGAGCATGAAGACATGTATGCCTATGGAAGATCACGCGAGGGCTGTTCTGACGCCTTACGCCTTCAGCGTATTACAAAACGAGATGGTTCTGTCTCTTCAGTATGCGGTAGCCGAGATGGCCAACGGTCCACACATCGTGCATCACTTCAAGAAAATGGAAAGGGAATGCTGCGTGTTCTGGAACCCGGAGAACGAGGAGATCCACTGTTCGtgcaaggagtttgagcattcGGGAATCCTGTGCAGGCATTCTCTTCGTGTGCTGGCCGTGAAGAACTGCTTCCACATACCCGAACAGTACTTTCTGGTTCGGTGGAGACAGGAGAGCTCCCTTGTTAGTGAAGAGAATCAAAACGGTATGGGCATTGGCGATGATGACTGTGTTCAAACGTTTCAGTCGCTCACTGAAACTCTACTAACGGAGTCAATGGTCTCAAAGGATCGGCTTGATTACACTAACCAAGAACTTTCTGCACTTATCGATCGTGTAAGAAATGTTGCACCTGCTAATACTTGTATCAGCCACGACTGCTGA